The following are from one region of the Nicotiana tomentosiformis chromosome 7, ASM39032v3, whole genome shotgun sequence genome:
- the LOC104096641 gene encoding uncharacterized protein isoform X3, which translates to MKLFLIADIAGEEFAKKLDEGHKATCPWRGNTCAESLVQFPPTPPSALIGGYKDRCDGLLQFPSLPIVAASAIEHIRISRSSEIDRLLAQSQAFGGMEPIFRSEIMSGTETNIEDVFLVYSHAHKLISLCGWEPRWLPNIQDCEEHSAQSARSGYSIGPTKYHTSLQDFGHGENVLPASKKKNSSKNKAVGTRSTKGESRSPLLDCSLCGATVRIWDFLTVVRPACFAPNTNDIPETSKKMALTRGVSAASGISGWVAADGMGKEQTEDLDEAATTEEGRSLSNIGVDLNLTMAGGLSSSQLNMDMRPEQFQDVHKRRHPIIGQPSSSEVGGHAASYESRGPSSRKRNLEEGGSTVDRPQLPVQPADSVEGTVIDRDGDEVNDGSQYSAGPSKRACQSDAFGPQLTSYGKDSSGAGPSLSLGFEIGRDASRDDTFGRGQEQLTGMPSTRDSTHVSSVIAMDTVHSADDDSMESVENLPGDFDDVNFPSTSMLRSADPVETSELNYSNQAQQSTCPAVVRSAGEMGVSSTNDEEVVNADTATGNVRDGPSVGISGGSIGMGASHEAEIHGTDASVHRADSVAGDVEAVAEITENQGQTGEFAPDPGLMGDYVPEEVDRVDPNGDSQDLTSRSVGRADSGSKIVGSAKAESIESGERTRHMQPTLPNSPHPSLSCNAVVYSAYEASKDEVTQNNAPATDDCGFFESGYMLANGTGPPIGESNYDEAVEFDPIKHHNFFCPWVNGNVAAAGCSSGSSSSNAGAIALCGWQLTLDALDSFQSLGHVPVQTVESESAASLYKVGNSWHTTLLANVMGKTEGASRPKT; encoded by the exons ATGAAG TTATTTTTGATAGCTGATATTGCGGGGGAGGAATTTGCGAAGAAACTTGACGAAGGGCATAAGGCCACTTGTCCTTGGAGAGGAAACACCTGTGCAGAAAGCTTGGTCCAGTTCCCTCCTACACCACCATCAGCCTTAATTGGTGGTTACAAGGATCGATGTGATGGATTACTTCAATTTCCTTCACTCCCCATTGTGGCTGCATCTGCAATTGAGCACATTAGGATCTCTCGAAGTTCAGAAATTGATCGTCTTCTAGCTCAGTCGCAGGCTTTCGGTGGCATGGAACCCATCTTTAGGTCAGAGATTATGTCAGGAACTGAAACTAACATAGAAGATGTCTTCCTTGTCTATTCTCAT GCCCATAAGTTGATAAGCCTGTGTGGATGGGAGCCAAGATGGCTTCCAAATATTCAAGACTGTGAAGAACATTCTGCTCAATCAGCTAGGAGTGGGTACTCCATTGGTCCCACAAAATATCACACTTCTTTGCAAGATTTTGGCCATGGTGAAAATGTATTACCTGcttcaaagaaaaaaaattctagtAAGAACAAAGCTGTGGGTACCAGGTCTACTAAAGGTGAATCTCGGTCACCTTTGTTGGATTGTAGCTTGTGTGGAGCCACTGTGAGAATCTGGGATTTCCTTACTGTTGTCCGTCCTGCTTGCTTTGCTCCAAATACCAATGATATCCCTGAGACAAGCAAGAAGATGGCATTGACACGTGGAGTAAGTGCTGCTAGTGGAATCAGTGGATGGGTTGCTGCTGATGGCATGGGAAAGGAGCAGACAGAGGACCTTGATGAAGCTGCAACAACTGAAGAGGGAAGGTCTTTGTCAAATATAGGAGTAGATCTGAATCTCACAATGGCTGGTGGATTATCCTCTTCACAGTTGAACATGGATATGAGGCCGGAACAATTCCAAGATGTCCATAAACGAAGACATCCAATTATTGGTCAACCTTCGAGCAGTGAGGTTGGTGGTCATGCAGCTTCATATGAATCGCGAGGCCCTAGTTCTCGCAAACGAAACTTGGAGGAAGGTGGAAGCACAGTTGATAGGCCACAATTGCCAGTACAGCCGGCCGATAGTGTTGAAGGCACTGTAATAGACCGTGATGGAGATGAAGTAAATGATGGTAGTCAGTACTCAGCTGGCCCATCAAAGCGTGCATGCCAGTCTGATGCCTTTGGGCCCCAGCTTACCTCATATGGCAAGGATTCATCAGGTGCTGGTCCTAGCCTCTCGCTTGGTTTTGAGATTGGCAGAGATGCTTCCAGAGATGATACCTTTGGACGAGGGCAGGAACAGCTAACTGGTATGCCATCTACTCGAGACTCGACACATGTTTCATCTGTTATTGCAATGGACACTGTTCACAGTGCAGATGATGATTCAATGGAAAGTGTTGAGAATCTCCCAGGAGACTTTGATGATGTTAATTTCCCTTCAACATCTATGTTAAGAAGTGCAGATCCAGTGGAAACTTCAGAATTGAACTACAGTAATCAAGCGCAACAGAGTACTTGTCCAGCTGTGGTCAGAAGTGCTGGTGAAATGGGTGTTAGTAGCACAAATGATGAAGAAGTAGTGAATGCAGATACTGCCACTGGCAATGTGAGGGATGGCCCTAGCGTCGGGATCAGTGGAGGAAGTATTGGAATGGGTGCTAGTCATGAAGCTGAAATCCATGGGACAGATGCTTCTGTGCACAGAGCAGATAGTGTCGCTGGTGATGTAGAAGCAGTTGCTGAAATTACGGAAAATCAGGGGCAAACAGGTGAATTTGCTCCAGACCCCGGACTAATGGGTGACTATGTTCCTGAAGAAGTGGACCGAGTTGATCCTAACGGTGATAGTCAAGATCTGACATCTCGTTCTGTGGGAAGGGCTGATAGTGGCTCAAAAATTGTTGGCTCAGCCAAAGCAGAATCCATTGAAAGTGGTGAAAGGACTCGTCACATGCAGCCTACACTTCCGAATAGTCCACACCCTTCTCTTTCTTGTAATGCTGTTGTATATTCTGCATATGAAGCATCCAAGGATGAAGTAACCCAAAATAATGCACCAGCTACTGATGATTGTGGATTCTTCGAGTCAGGCTATATGCTTGCGAACGGGACAG GGCCTCCTATTGGAGAAAGCAACTATGACGAAGCTGTTGAATTTGATCCAATTAAACATCATAATTTTTTCTGTCCTTGGGTAAATGGAAATGTTGCTGCTGCTGGCTGCAGTAGTGGCAGTTCCTCTTCCAATGCTGGCGCTATTGCTCTCTGTGGTTGGCAGCTGACGTTAGATGCTTTGGATTCTTTCCAGTCACTCGGACATGTTCCAGTCCAAACTGTTGAATCTGAATCAGCTGCATCTCTGTATAAG GTAGGAAACTCTTGGCACACCACTCTTTTAGCAAACGTCATGGGCAAAACTGAAGGTGCATCTAGGCCCAAGACATAA
- the LOC104096641 gene encoding uncharacterized protein isoform X1, translated as MKEEAISSSHDPQLPPKASSPHPIHTPAASSVGASSPAVPANAGGTDWFAHPQGSKAAALSRIGSQPMWTSMSTSAGGSALGSSQPSCRPWERGDLLRRLSTFRPTNWFGKPKASSSLTCARRGWVNVDADTIECEACGANLRFVSSATWTPDEADIAGEEFAKKLDEGHKATCPWRGNTCAESLVQFPPTPPSALIGGYKDRCDGLLQFPSLPIVAASAIEHIRISRSSEIDRLLAQSQAFGGMEPIFRSEIMSGTETNIEDVFLVYSHAHKLISLCGWEPRWLPNIQDCEEHSAQSARSGYSIGPTKYHTSLQDFGHGENVLPASKKKNSSKNKAVGTRSTKGESRSPLLDCSLCGATVRIWDFLTVVRPACFAPNTNDIPETSKKMALTRGVSAASGISGWVAADGMGKEQTEDLDEAATTEEGRSLSNIGVDLNLTMAGGLSSSQLNMDMRPEQFQDVHKRRHPIIGQPSSSEVGGHAASYESRGPSSRKRNLEEGGSTVDRPQLPVQPADSVEGTVIDRDGDEVNDGSQYSAGPSKRACQSDAFGPQLTSYGKDSSGAGPSLSLGFEIGRDASRDDTFGRGQEQLTGMPSTRDSTHVSSVIAMDTVHSADDDSMESVENLPGDFDDVNFPSTSMLRSADPVETSELNYSNQAQQSTCPAVVRSAGEMGVSSTNDEEVVNADTATGNVRDGPSVGISGGSIGMGASHEAEIHGTDASVHRADSVAGDVEAVAEITENQGQTGEFAPDPGLMGDYVPEEVDRVDPNGDSQDLTSRSVGRADSGSKIVGSAKAESIESGERTRHMQPTLPNSPHPSLSCNAVVYSAYEASKDEVTQNNAPATDDCGFFESGYMLANGTGPPIGESNYDEAVEFDPIKHHNFFCPWVNGNVAAAGCSSGSSSSNAGAIALCGWQLTLDALDSFQSLGHVPVQTVESESAASLYKVGNSWHTTLLANVMGKTEGASRPKT; from the exons ATGAAGGAAGAAGCCATAAGCTCTTCCCATGATCCTCAATTGCCCCCCAAAGCTTCTTCTCCTCACCCTATCCATACACCTGCTGCTAG TTCTGTAGGAGCATCATCTCCTGCTGTTCCAGCAAATGCTGGGGGCACGGATTGGTTCGCACACCCGCAGGGTTCAAAAGCAGCTGCACTTTCCCGTATTGGTTCACAGCCCATGTGGACTTCAATGAGCACTAGTGCTGGTGGTTCTGCTCTGGGATCATCACAACCTTCATGTAGACCATGGGAAAGGGGTGATCTATTGAGGCGGCTGTCCACATTCCGACCCACAAACTGGTTTGGGAAGCCTAAG GCTTCAAGTTCACTGACATGTGCTAGAAGAGGCTGGGTGAATGTGGATGCTGATACAATTGAGTGCGAAGCTTGTGGTGCTAATCTGAGATTTGTTTCTTCTGCAACCTGGACCCCTGATGAAG CTGATATTGCGGGGGAGGAATTTGCGAAGAAACTTGACGAAGGGCATAAGGCCACTTGTCCTTGGAGAGGAAACACCTGTGCAGAAAGCTTGGTCCAGTTCCCTCCTACACCACCATCAGCCTTAATTGGTGGTTACAAGGATCGATGTGATGGATTACTTCAATTTCCTTCACTCCCCATTGTGGCTGCATCTGCAATTGAGCACATTAGGATCTCTCGAAGTTCAGAAATTGATCGTCTTCTAGCTCAGTCGCAGGCTTTCGGTGGCATGGAACCCATCTTTAGGTCAGAGATTATGTCAGGAACTGAAACTAACATAGAAGATGTCTTCCTTGTCTATTCTCAT GCCCATAAGTTGATAAGCCTGTGTGGATGGGAGCCAAGATGGCTTCCAAATATTCAAGACTGTGAAGAACATTCTGCTCAATCAGCTAGGAGTGGGTACTCCATTGGTCCCACAAAATATCACACTTCTTTGCAAGATTTTGGCCATGGTGAAAATGTATTACCTGcttcaaagaaaaaaaattctagtAAGAACAAAGCTGTGGGTACCAGGTCTACTAAAGGTGAATCTCGGTCACCTTTGTTGGATTGTAGCTTGTGTGGAGCCACTGTGAGAATCTGGGATTTCCTTACTGTTGTCCGTCCTGCTTGCTTTGCTCCAAATACCAATGATATCCCTGAGACAAGCAAGAAGATGGCATTGACACGTGGAGTAAGTGCTGCTAGTGGAATCAGTGGATGGGTTGCTGCTGATGGCATGGGAAAGGAGCAGACAGAGGACCTTGATGAAGCTGCAACAACTGAAGAGGGAAGGTCTTTGTCAAATATAGGAGTAGATCTGAATCTCACAATGGCTGGTGGATTATCCTCTTCACAGTTGAACATGGATATGAGGCCGGAACAATTCCAAGATGTCCATAAACGAAGACATCCAATTATTGGTCAACCTTCGAGCAGTGAGGTTGGTGGTCATGCAGCTTCATATGAATCGCGAGGCCCTAGTTCTCGCAAACGAAACTTGGAGGAAGGTGGAAGCACAGTTGATAGGCCACAATTGCCAGTACAGCCGGCCGATAGTGTTGAAGGCACTGTAATAGACCGTGATGGAGATGAAGTAAATGATGGTAGTCAGTACTCAGCTGGCCCATCAAAGCGTGCATGCCAGTCTGATGCCTTTGGGCCCCAGCTTACCTCATATGGCAAGGATTCATCAGGTGCTGGTCCTAGCCTCTCGCTTGGTTTTGAGATTGGCAGAGATGCTTCCAGAGATGATACCTTTGGACGAGGGCAGGAACAGCTAACTGGTATGCCATCTACTCGAGACTCGACACATGTTTCATCTGTTATTGCAATGGACACTGTTCACAGTGCAGATGATGATTCAATGGAAAGTGTTGAGAATCTCCCAGGAGACTTTGATGATGTTAATTTCCCTTCAACATCTATGTTAAGAAGTGCAGATCCAGTGGAAACTTCAGAATTGAACTACAGTAATCAAGCGCAACAGAGTACTTGTCCAGCTGTGGTCAGAAGTGCTGGTGAAATGGGTGTTAGTAGCACAAATGATGAAGAAGTAGTGAATGCAGATACTGCCACTGGCAATGTGAGGGATGGCCCTAGCGTCGGGATCAGTGGAGGAAGTATTGGAATGGGTGCTAGTCATGAAGCTGAAATCCATGGGACAGATGCTTCTGTGCACAGAGCAGATAGTGTCGCTGGTGATGTAGAAGCAGTTGCTGAAATTACGGAAAATCAGGGGCAAACAGGTGAATTTGCTCCAGACCCCGGACTAATGGGTGACTATGTTCCTGAAGAAGTGGACCGAGTTGATCCTAACGGTGATAGTCAAGATCTGACATCTCGTTCTGTGGGAAGGGCTGATAGTGGCTCAAAAATTGTTGGCTCAGCCAAAGCAGAATCCATTGAAAGTGGTGAAAGGACTCGTCACATGCAGCCTACACTTCCGAATAGTCCACACCCTTCTCTTTCTTGTAATGCTGTTGTATATTCTGCATATGAAGCATCCAAGGATGAAGTAACCCAAAATAATGCACCAGCTACTGATGATTGTGGATTCTTCGAGTCAGGCTATATGCTTGCGAACGGGACAG GGCCTCCTATTGGAGAAAGCAACTATGACGAAGCTGTTGAATTTGATCCAATTAAACATCATAATTTTTTCTGTCCTTGGGTAAATGGAAATGTTGCTGCTGCTGGCTGCAGTAGTGGCAGTTCCTCTTCCAATGCTGGCGCTATTGCTCTCTGTGGTTGGCAGCTGACGTTAGATGCTTTGGATTCTTTCCAGTCACTCGGACATGTTCCAGTCCAAACTGTTGAATCTGAATCAGCTGCATCTCTGTATAAG GTAGGAAACTCTTGGCACACCACTCTTTTAGCAAACGTCATGGGCAAAACTGAAGGTGCATCTAGGCCCAAGACATAA
- the LOC104096641 gene encoding uncharacterized protein isoform X2, with translation MKEEAISSSHDPQLPPKASSPHPIHTPAASSVGASSPAVPANAGGTDWFAHPQGSKAAALSRIGSQPMWTSMSTSAGGSALGSSQPSCRPWERGDLLRRLSTFRPTNWFGKPKASSSLTCARRGWVNVDADTIECEACGANLRFVSSATWTPDEADIAGEEFAKKLDEGHKATCPWRGNTCAESLVQFPPTPPSALIGGYKDRCDGLLQFPSLPIVAASAIEHIRISRSSEIDRLLAQSQAFGGMEPIFRSEIMSGTETNIEDVFLVYSHAHKLISLCGWEPRWLPNIQDCEEHSAQSARSGYSIGPTKYHTSLQDFGHGENVLPASKKKNSSKNKAVGTRSTKGESRSPLLDCSLCGATVRIWDFLTVVRPACFAPNTNDIPETSKKMALTRGVSAASGISGWVAADGMGKEQTEDLDEAATTEEGRSLSNIGVDLNLTMAGGLSSSQLNMDMRPEQFQDVHKRRHPIIGQPSSSEVGGHAASYESRGPSSRKRNLEEGGSTVDRPQLPVQPADSVEGTVIDRDGDEVNDGSQYSAGPSKRACQSDAFGPQLTSYGKDSSGAGPSLSLGFEIGRDASRDDTFGRGQEQLTGMPSTRDSTHVSSVIAMDTVHSADDDSMESVENLPGDFDDVNFPSTSMLRSADPVETSELNYSNQAQQSTCPAVVRSAGEMGVSSTNDEEVVNADTATGNVRDGPSVGISGGSIGMGASHEAEIHGTDASVHRADSVAGDVEAVAEITENQGQTGEFAPDPGLMGDYVPEEVDRVDPNGDSQDLTSRSVGRADSGSKIVGSAKAESIESGERTRHMQPTLPNSPHPSLSCNAVVYSAYEASKDEVTQNNAPATDDCGFFESGYMLANGTGPPIGESNYDEAVEFDPIKHHNFFCPWVNGNVAAAGCSSGSSSSNAGAIALCGWQLTLDALDSFQSLGHVPVQTVESESAASLYKDDHRATGRKLLAHHSFSKRHGQN, from the exons ATGAAGGAAGAAGCCATAAGCTCTTCCCATGATCCTCAATTGCCCCCCAAAGCTTCTTCTCCTCACCCTATCCATACACCTGCTGCTAG TTCTGTAGGAGCATCATCTCCTGCTGTTCCAGCAAATGCTGGGGGCACGGATTGGTTCGCACACCCGCAGGGTTCAAAAGCAGCTGCACTTTCCCGTATTGGTTCACAGCCCATGTGGACTTCAATGAGCACTAGTGCTGGTGGTTCTGCTCTGGGATCATCACAACCTTCATGTAGACCATGGGAAAGGGGTGATCTATTGAGGCGGCTGTCCACATTCCGACCCACAAACTGGTTTGGGAAGCCTAAG GCTTCAAGTTCACTGACATGTGCTAGAAGAGGCTGGGTGAATGTGGATGCTGATACAATTGAGTGCGAAGCTTGTGGTGCTAATCTGAGATTTGTTTCTTCTGCAACCTGGACCCCTGATGAAG CTGATATTGCGGGGGAGGAATTTGCGAAGAAACTTGACGAAGGGCATAAGGCCACTTGTCCTTGGAGAGGAAACACCTGTGCAGAAAGCTTGGTCCAGTTCCCTCCTACACCACCATCAGCCTTAATTGGTGGTTACAAGGATCGATGTGATGGATTACTTCAATTTCCTTCACTCCCCATTGTGGCTGCATCTGCAATTGAGCACATTAGGATCTCTCGAAGTTCAGAAATTGATCGTCTTCTAGCTCAGTCGCAGGCTTTCGGTGGCATGGAACCCATCTTTAGGTCAGAGATTATGTCAGGAACTGAAACTAACATAGAAGATGTCTTCCTTGTCTATTCTCAT GCCCATAAGTTGATAAGCCTGTGTGGATGGGAGCCAAGATGGCTTCCAAATATTCAAGACTGTGAAGAACATTCTGCTCAATCAGCTAGGAGTGGGTACTCCATTGGTCCCACAAAATATCACACTTCTTTGCAAGATTTTGGCCATGGTGAAAATGTATTACCTGcttcaaagaaaaaaaattctagtAAGAACAAAGCTGTGGGTACCAGGTCTACTAAAGGTGAATCTCGGTCACCTTTGTTGGATTGTAGCTTGTGTGGAGCCACTGTGAGAATCTGGGATTTCCTTACTGTTGTCCGTCCTGCTTGCTTTGCTCCAAATACCAATGATATCCCTGAGACAAGCAAGAAGATGGCATTGACACGTGGAGTAAGTGCTGCTAGTGGAATCAGTGGATGGGTTGCTGCTGATGGCATGGGAAAGGAGCAGACAGAGGACCTTGATGAAGCTGCAACAACTGAAGAGGGAAGGTCTTTGTCAAATATAGGAGTAGATCTGAATCTCACAATGGCTGGTGGATTATCCTCTTCACAGTTGAACATGGATATGAGGCCGGAACAATTCCAAGATGTCCATAAACGAAGACATCCAATTATTGGTCAACCTTCGAGCAGTGAGGTTGGTGGTCATGCAGCTTCATATGAATCGCGAGGCCCTAGTTCTCGCAAACGAAACTTGGAGGAAGGTGGAAGCACAGTTGATAGGCCACAATTGCCAGTACAGCCGGCCGATAGTGTTGAAGGCACTGTAATAGACCGTGATGGAGATGAAGTAAATGATGGTAGTCAGTACTCAGCTGGCCCATCAAAGCGTGCATGCCAGTCTGATGCCTTTGGGCCCCAGCTTACCTCATATGGCAAGGATTCATCAGGTGCTGGTCCTAGCCTCTCGCTTGGTTTTGAGATTGGCAGAGATGCTTCCAGAGATGATACCTTTGGACGAGGGCAGGAACAGCTAACTGGTATGCCATCTACTCGAGACTCGACACATGTTTCATCTGTTATTGCAATGGACACTGTTCACAGTGCAGATGATGATTCAATGGAAAGTGTTGAGAATCTCCCAGGAGACTTTGATGATGTTAATTTCCCTTCAACATCTATGTTAAGAAGTGCAGATCCAGTGGAAACTTCAGAATTGAACTACAGTAATCAAGCGCAACAGAGTACTTGTCCAGCTGTGGTCAGAAGTGCTGGTGAAATGGGTGTTAGTAGCACAAATGATGAAGAAGTAGTGAATGCAGATACTGCCACTGGCAATGTGAGGGATGGCCCTAGCGTCGGGATCAGTGGAGGAAGTATTGGAATGGGTGCTAGTCATGAAGCTGAAATCCATGGGACAGATGCTTCTGTGCACAGAGCAGATAGTGTCGCTGGTGATGTAGAAGCAGTTGCTGAAATTACGGAAAATCAGGGGCAAACAGGTGAATTTGCTCCAGACCCCGGACTAATGGGTGACTATGTTCCTGAAGAAGTGGACCGAGTTGATCCTAACGGTGATAGTCAAGATCTGACATCTCGTTCTGTGGGAAGGGCTGATAGTGGCTCAAAAATTGTTGGCTCAGCCAAAGCAGAATCCATTGAAAGTGGTGAAAGGACTCGTCACATGCAGCCTACACTTCCGAATAGTCCACACCCTTCTCTTTCTTGTAATGCTGTTGTATATTCTGCATATGAAGCATCCAAGGATGAAGTAACCCAAAATAATGCACCAGCTACTGATGATTGTGGATTCTTCGAGTCAGGCTATATGCTTGCGAACGGGACAG GGCCTCCTATTGGAGAAAGCAACTATGACGAAGCTGTTGAATTTGATCCAATTAAACATCATAATTTTTTCTGTCCTTGGGTAAATGGAAATGTTGCTGCTGCTGGCTGCAGTAGTGGCAGTTCCTCTTCCAATGCTGGCGCTATTGCTCTCTGTGGTTGGCAGCTGACGTTAGATGCTTTGGATTCTTTCCAGTCACTCGGACATGTTCCAGTCCAAACTGTTGAATCTGAATCAGCTGCATCTCTGTATAAG GATGATCATCGTGCAACAGGTAGGAAACTCTTGGCACACCACTCTTTTAGCAAACGTCATGGGCAAAACTGA